In a single window of the Leptolyngbyaceae cyanobacterium genome:
- a CDS encoding glycosyltransferase codes for MPLISVIIPAYNNEKTIRETIESVLNQTFSDFELIIINDGATDSTLEIVSSIQDPRIKVFSYPNAGVSVSRNRGFQLASGKFISFLDADDLWTPNKLELQLEALQSNPEAAVAYSWLDRIDESGQFLTKGNYRNFTGNVYEHLVEQNFLETASNPLICAEALKAVGDFNSELTPAEDWDMFLRLAEHYHFVVVPRPQILYRVSANAQSTNMLKMEAVGRQIRKKIADRAPEHLQQINRIAIKRRYKYYTYKIMEGLPDREKGLIGIRFLWEAIKYDASLLKTRVIWKVLLKIAITVLTPRQVAVFLQKKYPKLFNIETLMIHANKDMSLESE; via the coding sequence AATAATGAAAAAACGATTCGAGAGACGATCGAATCAGTTTTAAATCAAACTTTTTCGGATTTTGAGTTAATTATAATTAACGATGGCGCGACTGACTCAACTTTAGAAATTGTCTCCAGCATACAAGATCCTAGAATCAAGGTTTTTTCTTATCCAAACGCTGGTGTTTCTGTCAGCCGCAATCGAGGTTTTCAGCTTGCTAGTGGTAAATTTATTTCTTTTCTGGATGCCGATGATTTGTGGACACCAAATAAGTTAGAATTGCAATTAGAAGCTTTGCAATCAAATCCTGAAGCCGCAGTTGCTTACAGTTGGCTCGATCGAATTGACGAATCAGGTCAATTTTTAACTAAGGGTAATTATAGAAATTTTACTGGTAATGTTTACGAACACTTGGTAGAGCAAAATTTTTTAGAGACGGCTTCTAATCCTTTGATTTGCGCTGAAGCTTTAAAGGCAGTAGGTGATTTTAATTCTGAACTTACTCCTGCTGAAGATTGGGATATGTTTTTGCGATTAGCTGAACATTATCATTTTGTAGTTGTTCCCCGCCCGCAAATTTTATATCGAGTGTCTGCTAATGCTCAATCCACTAATATGCTAAAAATGGAAGCTGTTGGCAGACAAATACGTAAAAAAATAGCCGATCGCGCACCCGAACATTTACAGCAGATAAATAGAATTGCGATCAAAAGAAGATACAAGTATTACACTTACAAAATAATGGAAGGATTACCAGACAGAGAGAAAGGACTAATAGGGATAAGGTTTTTATGGGAGGCAATAAAATATGATGCTTCGTTATTAAAAACGCGAGTAATCTGGAAAGTATTGTTAAAAATCGCAATTACCGTACTAACGCCACGTCAAGTAGCTGTATTTTTACAAAAGAAATACCCAAAATTATTTAATATTGAAACATTAATGATTCATGCCAATAAGGATATGTCCTTGGAAAGTGAATAA
- a CDS encoding glycosyltransferase has translation MAVISVIIPAYNSEQTIRETIESVLQQTFSDFELIAIDDGSTDKTLEIASSFKDTRIKVFSYPNAGGAVSRNRGFSHSSGEFIAFLDADDLWTPDKLELQLKALQDNPEAAVAYSWLDAIDEAGKFLREGNHRTENGDIFAKLFLIPFVESGSNPLIRRQAFIDVGGFDESLTASQDYDLYLRLAARYNFVAVPSAQVLYRISANSMSANVRRQEATSLFVRERAFKESPQPLPSELKQYSIANFYKDIMFRLLNMNPQRKRGLEAARFLWYAVKYDPALLRRRILWKVVLRIFAIVLLPPQQAELLLNRMNKLADISTLYIFMRQEP, from the coding sequence ATGGCAGTTATTTCAGTAATTATTCCTGCATATAATAGCGAACAAACAATTCGAGAGACGATCGAATCAGTTTTACAGCAAACGTTTTCGGATTTTGAATTAATCGCGATCGATGATGGTTCAACTGATAAAACATTAGAGATTGCTTCGAGTTTCAAAGATACTCGAATAAAAGTTTTTTCTTATCCCAATGCTGGCGGTGCTGTCAGTCGCAATCGCGGTTTCTCCCATTCTTCGGGAGAATTTATCGCTTTTTTAGATGCGGATGATTTATGGACGCCGGACAAGCTAGAATTGCAATTAAAAGCTTTGCAAGATAATCCAGAAGCGGCGGTAGCTTACAGTTGGTTAGATGCGATCGATGAAGCGGGAAAATTTCTAAGAGAAGGTAATCATAGAACGGAAAATGGCGATATTTTTGCCAAACTTTTTTTAATTCCATTTGTAGAAAGCGGTTCCAATCCCTTGATTCGCAGACAAGCTTTTATCGATGTTGGTGGTTTTGATGAATCACTTACAGCCAGTCAAGATTATGATTTGTATTTGCGATTGGCAGCGCGGTATAATTTTGTAGCGGTGCCATCAGCGCAAGTTTTATATCGAATTTCAGCTAATTCTATGTCTGCTAACGTTCGCAGACAAGAAGCAACCAGCTTGTTCGTGAGAGAACGTGCTTTTAAAGAATCTCCTCAACCTTTACCTTCAGAGTTAAAGCAATATAGTATCGCCAACTTTTATAAAGATATTATGTTTCGATTGCTGAACATGAATCCGCAAAGAAAAAGGGGTTTGGAAGCAGCGCGATTTCTCTGGTATGCTGTGAAATACGATCCGGCACTATTGCGAAGGAGAATTCTTTGGAAGGTGGTGTTGAGAATTTTCGCGATCGTACTTTTACCACCCCAACAAGCTGAGTTATTGCTCAACAGAATGAACAAGTTAGCAGATATTAGCACTTTATATATATTTATGCGACAAGAACCTTAA
- a CDS encoding glycosyltransferase has product MTMISVVIPVYNGEKTLKETIESVLTQTFQDFELIIINDGSTDNSLEIISGIKDERIKVFSYPNAGLSASRNRGIDLANGEYISFIDADDLWTLDKLEAQLKTLQENPEAAVAYSWTDCIDESGKFLGKGSYFSFSGDVRANLLLTNFIDSGSNVLIRMEALKKVGNFDESRQSCEDWDMWLRLAINYSFAAVSKPQILYRMSSSSMSVNFLRMERESLDVIEKACDRDPAYFSPFKQLSKGNIYKYLLFRSLTLATKREDGLMAARFSWQSLKYDRSLLKTKVIWKILFRIVTLLLLPKEMAVTTIAKYKRLYNIDSLLIYMRKGVPFEGK; this is encoded by the coding sequence ATGACAATGATTTCTGTAGTTATACCTGTTTATAATGGTGAAAAAACCCTGAAAGAAACGATCGAATCGGTTTTAACCCAAACTTTTCAAGATTTTGAGTTAATTATAATTAACGATGGCTCTACTGACAACAGTTTAGAAATTATTTCTGGTATTAAAGATGAAAGAATAAAGGTATTTTCTTACCCAAATGCTGGCTTATCTGCTAGCCGCAATCGAGGTATCGATCTCGCGAACGGGGAATATATTTCTTTTATCGATGCGGATGATTTATGGACACTTGATAAATTAGAAGCTCAATTAAAAACACTGCAAGAAAATCCTGAAGCGGCAGTAGCTTATAGTTGGACTGACTGCATAGATGAATCGGGTAAATTTTTAGGGAAAGGTAGTTATTTTAGTTTTAGCGGTGATGTGCGTGCTAATCTTTTATTAACTAATTTTATTGATAGCGGATCGAATGTTTTAATTCGCATGGAAGCCTTAAAAAAGGTTGGTAATTTCGATGAATCGCGTCAATCTTGCGAAGATTGGGATATGTGGTTGCGGTTAGCAATTAACTATAGTTTCGCGGCAGTATCCAAGCCGCAAATTTTATATCGAATGTCTTCTAGTTCGATGTCGGTTAATTTCTTGCGGATGGAAAGAGAAAGCTTAGATGTAATAGAAAAAGCTTGCGATCGCGATCCGGCATATTTTTCACCATTCAAGCAGTTAAGCAAAGGAAACATTTATAAGTACCTGCTGTTTCGCTCGCTTACGTTAGCGACGAAACGAGAGGATGGTTTAATGGCGGCTAGATTTTCATGGCAATCTTTGAAATACGATCGTTCTTTGCTAAAAACAAAAGTTATTTGGAAAATTTTATTTAGAATCGTTACCTTACTTTTATTGCCGAAAGAAATGGCTGTTACAACGATCGCTAAATATAAAAGGCTATATAATATAGATTCTCTACTAATATATATGAGAAAAGGAGTACCTTTTGAAGGAAAATAA
- a CDS encoding glycosyltransferase, whose translation MPTISVIIPVYNGEKTIRETIESVLNQTFTDFELIVIDDGSQDKTVEIVSSIRDERLKIFSYPNSGVSISRNRGISHVSGEYISFIDADDLWTEDKLELQLKALKENSQAAVAYSWTKCIDESGNFSRRGSHISVTGDVYAKLLLIDFIENGSNPLIRKQALTEVGEFDASVTPSEDRDMWLRLAAKYHFVAVPSPQILYRQSDNSASANIAKQKVASLKVIEKAFERTPASLQYLKRYSVGNIYKGLTFKALEGNPHPKQGLIAARLLWISVKNDPNLLKTRVIWKALLKIAVMIILPPQLSQGLISKFKAMFNTTTILGYLQLELF comes from the coding sequence ATGCCAACTATCTCTGTAATTATTCCTGTCTATAATGGTGAGAAAACGATTCGAGAAACTATCGAATCGGTTTTGAATCAAACTTTTACGGATTTTGAATTAATCGTAATTGATGATGGTTCCCAGGATAAAACTGTAGAGATTGTTTCCAGCATAAGAGATGAGCGTTTAAAGATATTTTCTTACCCTAATTCAGGGGTTTCTATCAGTCGCAATCGTGGAATTTCTCATGTTTCTGGTGAATACATATCCTTTATAGATGCTGACGATCTCTGGACAGAAGATAAATTAGAATTGCAATTAAAAGCGTTAAAAGAAAATTCTCAAGCTGCTGTTGCTTATAGTTGGACTAAATGTATTGATGAATCAGGTAATTTTTCACGCCGAGGTAGCCATATTAGCGTTACTGGCGATGTTTATGCCAAACTGTTATTAATTGATTTTATCGAAAATGGTTCCAATCCTTTAATTCGCAAACAAGCTTTAACAGAAGTGGGAGAGTTTGATGCGTCAGTTACTCCTTCTGAAGACAGAGATATGTGGCTACGTTTAGCTGCTAAATATCATTTTGTTGCTGTTCCTTCCCCACAAATTTTATATCGCCAATCAGATAATTCGGCTTCAGCTAATATTGCCAAGCAAAAGGTGGCTAGCTTGAAAGTAATTGAAAAAGCTTTCGAGCGAACACCTGCATCTTTACAGTATTTAAAAAGGTATTCTGTTGGTAATATTTACAAGGGTCTTACTTTCAAAGCTTTGGAAGGGAACCCACATCCAAAACAGGGATTAATAGCAGCTAGATTGCTTTGGATTTCTGTTAAAAACGATCCTAATCTACTGAAGACACGAGTAATTTGGAAAGCCTTGTTAAAAATTGCCGTAATGATTATTTTACCGCCTCAACTATCTCAAGGATTAATAAGTAAATTTAAAGCAATGTTTAATACTACCACTATTCTTGGTTACTTACAATTAGAATTATTTTAG
- a CDS encoding glycosyltransferase: MPNISVIIPVYNSEKTIRETIESVLNQTFTDFELIIINDGSQDSSLEIISSIQDTRLKVFSYPNAGVSASRNRGIDRASGEYIAFLDSDDLWTADKLESQLQALQANPHAAVAYSWTEYIDRSGKFVCPGNHVTASGNVYEQLLLQNFLENGSTPLIRKEALIKVGNFDESLFGPEDWDIYLRLAANYQFVAVPKVQVLYRISANSVSSNVFRQASECLKVIERAFNQAPASLQHLKKMSISNLYQYLVFKTIEGYPNREQGVAAAKCLWLAIVNDPALLKKRSRLISIVFIKILAIILLPQSPKFFDKIKAVFRKS; this comes from the coding sequence ATGCCAAATATATCAGTAATTATTCCAGTTTATAATAGCGAAAAGACAATTCGAGAAACAATCGAGTCGGTATTAAATCAAACTTTTACAGATTTCGAGCTAATCATTATTAACGATGGTTCTCAAGATTCTAGCTTAGAGATTATTTCCAGTATCCAAGACACCCGTTTGAAAGTATTTTCCTATCCAAATGCGGGGGTATCAGCTAGTAGAAATCGCGGTATAGATCGAGCAAGTGGCGAATATATTGCTTTTTTGGATTCGGATGATTTGTGGACAGCTGATAAGTTGGAATCTCAGTTACAGGCTTTGCAAGCTAATCCTCATGCAGCCGTTGCTTATAGTTGGACTGAATATATCGATCGATCTGGTAAATTTGTCTGTCCCGGTAATCACGTCACTGCTAGTGGGAATGTTTACGAGCAGCTTTTACTGCAAAATTTCTTAGAAAATGGCTCTACACCATTAATTCGGAAGGAAGCTTTGATAAAAGTGGGGAATTTTGATGAGTCATTATTTGGCCCTGAAGATTGGGATATATACTTACGTTTGGCTGCAAATTATCAGTTTGTAGCCGTACCGAAAGTGCAAGTTTTATATCGAATCTCAGCTAATTCAGTTTCTTCTAATGTTTTCCGGCAGGCATCAGAATGCTTAAAGGTGATTGAGAGAGCTTTTAACCAGGCTCCAGCATCTTTACAACATCTGAAAAAAATGAGTATTTCTAATCTTTATCAATATTTAGTTTTTAAGACGATCGAAGGTTATCCCAATCGAGAGCAGGGTGTAGCGGCGGCGAAATGTCTTTGGCTTGCGATCGTTAATGACCCGGCTCTGCTGAAAAAGCGATCGCGCCTAATCTCGATCGTATTTATTAAGATATTAGCTATTATTTTATTACCTCAATCTCCAAAATTTTTCGATAAAATTAAGGCTGTTTTTAGAAAATCATAA
- the hpsE gene encoding hormogonium polysaccharide biosynthesis glycosyltransferase HpsE, with the protein MINITVAIPTYNGENRLPKVLEKLRSQTATESFNWEIIVIDNNSNDSTSKVVKEYQNTWKYPYPLKYVFEPKQGLVWARKRAIAEANGELVAFLDDDNLPDNNWVATAYSFGQEHPKAGVYGGQIHGDFEVQPPENFQRIESFLAIKRCGAEPILYEPQNLRLPPGAALVVRKQAWCESIPDTPILTGRIGKSLSQGDDYEISLHIHKAGWEIWYNPAMQTYHQIPSRRLERSYLLCISRNCGLATCQLRMINAAPQQKPVIAVRTFLGNLRRVVMHFIKYRGKFKNDLVAECEMAFFIGSLISPFYWLILKF; encoded by the coding sequence ATGATTAATATAACAGTTGCGATACCTACTTATAATGGGGAAAACAGATTACCGAAAGTTTTAGAAAAATTGCGATCGCAAACAGCCACAGAATCCTTTAACTGGGAAATCATTGTAATTGATAATAATAGTAATGATAGTACATCTAAAGTAGTTAAAGAGTATCAAAATACCTGGAAATACCCTTACCCTCTTAAATACGTTTTTGAACCCAAACAGGGATTAGTCTGGGCAAGAAAACGCGCGATCGCAGAAGCAAACGGAGAATTAGTTGCTTTTTTAGATGATGACAATCTACCCGATAATAACTGGGTTGCAACAGCTTATTCATTCGGGCAAGAACATCCAAAAGCAGGTGTTTACGGCGGTCAAATTCACGGTGATTTTGAAGTGCAACCTCCGGAAAACTTCCAAAGAATAGAATCTTTTTTGGCAATTAAGAGATGCGGTGCAGAACCAATTTTATACGAACCGCAAAACCTCAGACTTCCTCCCGGTGCAGCTTTAGTAGTCCGCAAACAAGCATGGTGCGAAAGCATACCCGACACGCCTATTTTAACAGGAAGAATAGGTAAATCTTTGTCCCAAGGAGACGACTACGAAATATCACTTCACATCCATAAAGCAGGTTGGGAAATTTGGTACAATCCGGCAATGCAGACATATCATCAAATTCCCAGCAGACGTTTAGAAAGAAGTTATTTGCTTTGTATATCTCGTAATTGTGGTTTAGCTACTTGTCAACTCCGCATGATTAATGCTGCACCTCAACAAAAACCAGTAATTGCTGTTAGAACTTTTTTAGGTAACTTGCGTCGCGTTGTAATGCACTTCATTAAATATCGAGGAAAATTTAAAAATGACTTAGTTGCTGAGTGCGAAATGGCTTTTTTTATCGGAAGCTTAATTAGCCCTTTTTATTGGTTAATCCTAAAATTTTAG
- the hpsE gene encoding hormogonium polysaccharide biosynthesis glycosyltransferase HpsE: MLDFTVAIPTYNGENRLPEVLERLRAQINTESISWEIIVVDNNSSDRTKKIVEDYQKNWSCPYPIRYYYEQKQGAGFARQKAIEEANSSLIGFLDDDNLPALDWVSKAYLFSQEYPKAGAYGSQIHPMYEIEPPKNFKRIASLLAIIERGENPLLYNPSSKLLPPSAGLVIRKQAWLENVPKQLILTGRAHGKMLTSEDLEVLSYIQNSDWEIWYNPEMEIDHKISKWRLEKSYLISLARGIGLSRYVTRTIGIQPWLKPLVNIAYMINDTKKIIFHLLKYRTKVKTDVVAACEMQLYLSSLVSPFFIWRKIYLESNSND, from the coding sequence ATGCTAGACTTCACGGTTGCCATTCCTACTTACAATGGGGAAAATCGTTTGCCAGAAGTTCTGGAACGGCTAAGAGCGCAAATTAATACTGAAAGCATTTCTTGGGAAATCATTGTTGTTGATAACAATAGCAGCGATCGTACCAAAAAGATAGTAGAAGATTACCAAAAAAATTGGTCATGTCCGTACCCAATAAGATACTATTACGAGCAAAAACAAGGTGCAGGATTTGCACGACAAAAAGCAATTGAAGAGGCGAATAGTTCACTGATTGGTTTTTTAGATGACGATAATCTCCCTGCACTTGATTGGGTATCAAAAGCTTATTTATTTAGCCAAGAATATCCAAAAGCTGGTGCTTACGGTAGTCAAATTCATCCAATGTACGAAATTGAGCCGCCAAAAAATTTTAAGAGAATTGCCTCACTATTAGCAATTATAGAAAGAGGTGAAAATCCGCTTTTATACAACCCTTCTAGTAAACTATTACCTCCATCAGCAGGTCTAGTTATACGCAAACAAGCATGGCTAGAAAATGTTCCTAAGCAACTAATTTTGACAGGTAGAGCACATGGCAAAATGCTAACAAGTGAAGATTTAGAAGTATTATCATATATTCAGAACTCGGATTGGGAAATTTGGTATAATCCTGAGATGGAAATCGATCATAAAATTTCCAAATGGAGGCTAGAAAAAAGCTATCTCATTTCATTAGCTCGCGGGATTGGTTTGAGTCGTTATGTAACTAGAACGATCGGTATTCAACCTTGGCTAAAACCTCTGGTAAATATCGCTTATATGATAAACGATACTAAAAAAATTATTTTTCACTTATTGAAATATCGCACTAAAGTCAAAACCGATGTAGTGGCGGCTTGTGAAATGCAGTTATATTTAAGTAGTTTAGTCAGCCCATTTTTTATCTGGCGAAAAATATATTTAGAGAGTAATTCTAATGATTAA
- the clpB gene encoding ATP-dependent chaperone ClpB, producing the protein MQPTDASKFTDKAWEAIVKSQEIVRRYQHQYLEVEHLAIALLEQDGLTHRILGRAGVDAARLASQLESYTKSQTRVVAKNDDIYLGRGLDVLLDRAESARVSWQDGFISVEHLWIGFAEDERIGRRLLKVFDVDLKKLEAVIKTMRGSQKVTDQTPENRYDALEKFGRDLTEQAKAGKLDPVIGRDDEIRRVIQVLSRRTKNNPVLIGEPGVGKTAIAEALAQRIVNGDVPESLKNRRLISLDMGSLVAGAKYRGEFEDRLRAVLKEVTNSEGQIVLFIDELHTVVGAGGNAQGAMDAGNLLKPMLARGELRCIGATTLDEYRKHIEKDAALERRFQQVYVDQPTVEDTISILRGLKERYEVHHGVKITDSALVAAATLSQRYITDRFLPDKAIDLVDEAAAKLKMEITSKPEELEAIDRRLMQLEMEKLSLEGEENKASRERLGKIEDEINELKAEQDKLASQWQGEKQVLQAINALKEEEEQLRVQIEQAERAYDLNKAAQLKYGKLEGVQRDREAKEAELLKVQSQGSTLLREQVTEADIAEIVGKWTGIPVNRLLESERQKLLQLEAQLHKRVIGQEEAVSAVAAAIRRARAGMKDPGRPIGSFLLMGPTGVGKTELARALAQFLFDSEDALVRIDMSEYMEKHAVSRLVGAPPGYVGYEEGGQLSESIRRRPYSVVLLDEVEKAHPDVFNILLQVLDDGRITDSQGRTVDFRNTVIVMTSNIGSDRILEFARDDSQYEKMRKQVTEALRKHFRPEFLNRVDDTILFHTLNLSELRQIVGIQMQRIQKLLADQKIALELSPAAQNHLAEAGYDPVYGARPLKRAIQRELENPIATLILENSFVPGDTISVDCANNKLTFNKKQTITISPAAVQVVES; encoded by the coding sequence GTGCAGCCTACGGATGCAAGCAAATTTACGGATAAAGCTTGGGAAGCGATCGTCAAATCCCAAGAAATCGTGCGTCGCTATCAACATCAATATTTAGAAGTAGAACATTTAGCGATCGCACTTCTGGAACAAGACGGGTTGACCCACCGCATATTGGGTCGCGCTGGAGTAGACGCCGCTCGTCTAGCTTCCCAACTGGAATCATATACGAAATCCCAAACCAGAGTAGTTGCCAAAAACGATGATATTTATTTAGGTAGAGGTTTAGATGTCCTGCTCGATCGGGCTGAGTCTGCTAGAGTTTCTTGGCAAGATGGCTTTATTTCAGTAGAACATTTATGGATCGGTTTTGCGGAAGATGAAAGAATCGGACGCCGTTTACTTAAAGTTTTTGATGTCGATCTTAAAAAGTTAGAAGCTGTCATTAAAACGATGCGGGGTAGCCAAAAAGTTACCGATCAAACCCCGGAAAATCGTTATGACGCCTTAGAAAAATTCGGTCGCGATCTCACGGAACAAGCTAAAGCTGGTAAACTAGACCCGGTAATCGGGCGAGATGATGAGATTAGGCGGGTAATTCAGGTGTTATCGCGGCGAACGAAGAATAATCCCGTGTTAATTGGGGAACCTGGGGTGGGAAAAACTGCGATCGCAGAAGCACTCGCCCAGCGAATCGTCAACGGGGACGTACCGGAATCCCTGAAAAACCGCCGACTGATTTCCCTGGATATGGGTAGTTTGGTGGCGGGTGCGAAATATCGAGGCGAATTTGAAGACAGATTGCGGGCGGTATTGAAAGAAGTTACCAACTCGGAAGGGCAAATAGTCCTATTTATCGATGAACTTCATACCGTTGTCGGTGCCGGTGGTAACGCCCAAGGCGCGATGGATGCGGGAAATCTACTCAAACCCATGTTAGCTAGAGGAGAGTTGCGCTGCATCGGGGCAACTACTTTAGATGAGTACCGCAAGCATATCGAAAAAGATGCTGCCCTGGAACGTCGTTTCCAACAAGTTTACGTAGATCAACCCACAGTAGAAGATACGATTTCCATTCTGCGGGGATTGAAGGAAAGGTACGAAGTTCACCACGGTGTTAAAATTACCGATTCGGCGTTAGTGGCGGCAGCTACTCTTTCTCAACGTTACATTACCGATCGCTTTTTGCCAGATAAAGCGATCGACTTAGTAGACGAAGCAGCTGCTAAATTGAAAATGGAAATTACCTCAAAACCAGAAGAGTTAGAGGCAATTGACAGACGCTTGATGCAGTTGGAAATGGAAAAACTTTCCTTAGAAGGGGAAGAAAATAAAGCGTCGCGAGAACGTCTGGGCAAAATTGAAGATGAGATTAATGAATTAAAAGCAGAACAAGATAAACTCGCTTCCCAATGGCAAGGTGAAAAGCAAGTCCTGCAAGCAATCAACGCTTTGAAGGAAGAAGAAGAACAATTGCGAGTTCAAATCGAACAAGCCGAAAGAGCTTATGATTTGAATAAAGCGGCGCAGTTGAAGTATGGGAAACTGGAAGGAGTGCAGCGCGATCGGGAAGCGAAAGAAGCAGAACTCCTGAAAGTGCAATCTCAAGGTTCTACCCTGTTACGGGAACAAGTTACGGAAGCAGATATTGCCGAAATTGTCGGAAAATGGACGGGAATCCCAGTTAACCGTTTGCTGGAATCGGAACGGCAAAAGTTATTGCAATTGGAAGCGCAACTGCATAAGAGGGTGATCGGGCAAGAAGAAGCTGTTTCCGCAGTTGCAGCAGCAATTCGTCGCGCGAGGGCGGGAATGAAAGACCCCGGACGCCCGATCGGTTCTTTCCTCTTAATGGGGCCAACTGGGGTCGGAAAAACCGAGTTAGCCCGTGCTTTGGCTCAATTTTTGTTTGACTCGGAAGACGCTTTAGTGCGAATTGATATGTCCGAGTACATGGAGAAACACGCCGTCTCCCGTTTGGTGGGTGCGCCTCCCGGTTATGTGGGGTATGAAGAAGGAGGGCAACTTTCCGAATCGATTCGTCGGCGTCCTTATTCGGTGGTGTTGCTGGATGAAGTGGAAAAGGCACACCCGGACGTATTCAACATTTTGCTGCAAGTGTTGGATGATGGCAGAATCACCGATTCTCAAGGTAGAACGGTAGATTTCCGCAATACGGTGATCGTAATGACGAGTAATATCGGAAGCGATCGTATTTTAGAATTCGCCCGCGACGACTCCCAATACGAGAAAATGCGGAAACAGGTAACGGAAGCTTTAAGAAAACATTTCCGTCCGGAATTTCTCAACCGGGTTGATGATACAATTCTCTTCCATACTCTGAATTTGAGCGAATTACGCCAAATTGTGGGTATTCAAATGCAGCGGATTCAAAAGTTACTCGCCGATCAAAAAATTGCCTTGGAATTGTCCCCTGCTGCCCAAAATCATCTGGCAGAAGCAGGTTACGATCCGGTATACGGCGCTCGTCCTTTGAAACGGGCCATTCAACGAGAACTGGAAAATCCGATCGCGACGCTGATTTTGGAAAATTCTTTCGTTCCAGGTGATACGATTTCCGTTGATTGTGCCAATAATAAGCTTACGTTCAACAAAAAACAAACTATTACGATCTCGCCAGCCGCAGTTCAAGTAGTAGAAAGTTAA